One Electrophorus electricus isolate fEleEle1 chromosome 13, fEleEle1.pri, whole genome shotgun sequence DNA segment encodes these proteins:
- the kctd3 gene encoding BTB/POZ domain-containing protein KCTD3 isoform X1, translated as MAGIGNSLTSGMGDIIQLNVGGTRFSTSRQTLMWIPDSFFSSLLSGRISTLRDETGAIFIDRDPTAFVPILNFLRTKELDLRGVNISILRHEAEFYGITPLVRRLLLCEELERSSCGSVLFHGYLPPPAIPARKAVSGQTASAAGLEEQPGPSGAEGGFPRSSPHSALPGPTTGDEATRLAGSSVSPRKVLIVAGHHNWIVAAYAHFVICYRMKESSGWQQVFSSPYLDWAIERVALNAKIVGGPHGDKDKMVAVSSESRIILWSIQDGGSGSEIGVFSLGVPVDSLFFIGSQLVATSHTGKVGVWNAVTQHWQVQDVVPITSWDTAGSFLLLGCNNGSIYYIDMQKFPLRMKDNDLLVTELYHDPSNDAITALSVYLTPKTSLSGNWIEMAYGTSSGAVRVIVQHPETVGSGPQLFQTFAVHRSPVTKIMLSEKHLVSVCADNNHVRTWTVTRFRGMISTQPGSTPLASFKIISLEESESHSSYSSGNDIGPFGERDDQQVFIQKVIPITNKLFVRLSSTGKRICEVQAVDGTTITCFTVRECEGSSRMGSRPRRYLFTGHANGSIQMWDLTTAMDTVNKSDDKAKRDAGEVGGPTEEELLKLLDQCDLSTSRCATPNISPAPSVLQHGRLLESCSSMQLQALEPMVETATYGAVRPYRESPLLARARRTESFSSCRDFHCLSLAKALLEPSSQCGEDEARPCDADGDDSDKGSSASEPLGRRAPESPAGVAGRQAPDSPGYARRGALCYDDGPEGRRRVAFEGNFLGRKKVPPVPQLSSMPIGADVGGSDSSSTASPSPTKTSTPPRHRRGADTTSE; from the exons ATGGCTGGAATTGGTAACAGTTTAACATCTGGAATGGGTGACATCATCCAACTAAATGTCGGTGGAACAAG GTTTAGCACGTCAAGACAGACTCTCATGTGGATTCCAGACTCTTTTTTCTCAAG TTTACTTAGTGGGAGAATATCAACACTAAGAGATGAAACTGGAGCG ATATTTATTGATAGGGACCCAACAGCATTTGTGCCCATTTTAAACTTCCTTCGAACAAAAGAATTAGACTTAAG GGGTGTTAACATAAGCATTCTGCGGCATGAGGCTGAGTTTTATGGGATTACGCCTTTAG TTCGCCGCTTgttgttgtgtgaagagctcgAGAGATCATCATGTGGAAGTGTGCTCTTTCATGGCTACCTCCCCCCACCTG CTATCCCAGCCCGCAAAGCTGTTAGTGGGCAGACTGCATCTGCTGCCGGTCTGGAGGAGCAGCCGGGCCCCAGCGGAGCAGAGGGGGGCTTCCCACGCTCCAGCCCACACTCTGCACTGCCTGGGCCCACCACAGGGGATGAGGCTACTAGACTTG CAGGATCTTCGGTCAGTCCCAGGAAGGTGCTAATTGTCGCTGGCCATCATAACTGGATTGTTGCTGCTTATGCTCACTTTGTCATTTGCTACAG GATGAAGGAGTCCTCAGGCTGGCAACAGGTGTTCTCCAGTCCTTACCTGGACTGGGCCATTGAACGCGTGGCCCTCAATGCAAAAATTGTGGGCGGTCCACATGGAGACAAAGACAAGATGGTGGCAGTTTCGTCAGAGAGCAGGATCATCCTCTGGAGTATCCAGGATGGGGGCAGTGGGAGTGAGATTG GTGTGTTCAGTCTTGGAGTTCCTGTCGACTCTCTGTTTTTCATCGGGAGTCAGCTGGTTGCTACGAGTCATACTGGGAAGGTTGGAGTGTGGAATGCAGTCACACAGCATTGGCAA GTGCAGGATGTTGTGCCGATCACGAGCTGGGACACGGCTGGCTCCTTTCTACTTCTTGGATGCAACAATGGCTCCATTTACTACATTG ACATGCAGAAGTTTCCACTGAGAATGAAAGACAATGACCTCCTGGTGACTGAGCTGTACCATGACCCCTCAAACGATGCCATCACAGCCCTCAGTGTCTACTTAACTCCAAAAACCA GCCTGAGCGGAAACTGGATTGAGATGGCGTACGGCACCAGTTCCGGGGCGGTGCGTGTGATAGTGCAGCACCCTGAGACCGTGGGGTCAGGGCCGCAGCTCTTCCAGACCTTCGCCGTGCACCGTAGCCCCGTCACCAAGATCATGCTGTCTGAGAAACACCTGGTGTCTG TGTGCGCTGACAATAACCACGTACGGACATGGACGGTGACGCGCTTCAGGGGCATGATCTCCACACAGCCGGGCTCCACGCCGCTCGCGTCCTTCAAGATCATCTCCCTGGAGGAAAGCGAGAGCCACAGCAGCTACTCGTCTGGTAACGACATAG GTCCCTTTGGGGAGAGAGACGATCAACAGGTGTTCATTCAGAAAGTCATTCCCATAACCAACAAACTCTTTGTGCGCCTCTCCTCCACCGGAAAGAG GATCTGTGAGGTGCAGGCGGTGGATGGCACCACCATTACCTGCTTCACGGTGCGAGAGTGCGAGGGCTCCAGCCGCATGGGCTCACGGCCACGCCGCTACTTATTCACGGGCCACGCCAATGGCAGCATCCAGATGTGGGATCTAACCACGGCCATGGACACAGTCAACAAGAGTGATGACAAAGCCAAGCGCGATGCTGGAG aagTAGGAGGGCCCACGGAGGAGGAGCTTCTGAAGCTGCTCGACCAGTGTGACCTGAGCACGTCACGCTGTGCCACGCCCAACATCAGTCCGGCCCCATCAGTGTTGCAGCACGGCCGCCTGTTAGAGTCCTGCTCCAG TATGCAGCTGCAAGCACTGGAGCCCATGGTGGAGACAGCAACGTATGGAGCCGTGCGGCCGTACCGAGAGAGCCCCCTGCTGGCACGTGCCCGCCGCACTGAGAGCTTCAGTAGCTGCCGTGACTTCCACTGCCTGAGCCTTGCCAAGGCGCTGCTGGAGCCCAGCAGCCAGTGCGGTGAGGACGAGGCACGGCCGTGTGATGCCGATGGTGATGACAGCGACAAAGGGAGCTCGGCCAGCGAGCCGTTGGGCCGCAGGGCCCCCGAGAGCCCGGCTGGCGTGGCAGGGCGCCAGGCCCCAGACAGCCCCGGCTACGCCCGGCGCGGGGCCCTCTGTTACGATGACGGGCCCGAGGGCAGGAGGAGGGTTGCATTCGAGGGTAATTTCTTGGGTCGTAAGAAGGTGCCACCAGTACCACAGCTGAGCTCTATGCCCATTGGGGCAGACGTGGGTGGCAGCGACTCTTCCAGCACCGCCTCACCCTCTCCAACCAAGACGTCCACGCCCCCCCGGCATCGGCGCGGCGCAGACACCACGAGCGAGTGA
- the kctd3 gene encoding BTB/POZ domain-containing protein KCTD3 isoform X3 encodes MKLERGVNISILRHEAEFYGITPLVRRLLLCEELERSSCGSVLFHGYLPPPAIPARKAVSGQTASAAGLEEQPGPSGAEGGFPRSSPHSALPGPTTGDEATRLAGSSVSPRKVLIVAGHHNWIVAAYAHFVICYRMKESSGWQQVFSSPYLDWAIERVALNAKIVGGPHGDKDKMVAVSSESRIILWSIQDGGSGSEIGVFSLGVPVDSLFFIGSQLVATSHTGKVGVWNAVTQHWQVQDVVPITSWDTAGSFLLLGCNNGSIYYIDMQKFPLRMKDNDLLVTELYHDPSNDAITALSVYLTPKTSLSGNWIEMAYGTSSGAVRVIVQHPETVGSGPQLFQTFAVHRSPVTKIMLSEKHLVSVCADNNHVRTWTVTRFRGMISTQPGSTPLASFKIISLEESESHSSYSSGNDIGPFGERDDQQVFIQKVIPITNKLFVRLSSTGKRICEVQAVDGTTITCFTVRECEGSSRMGSRPRRYLFTGHANGSIQMWDLTTAMDTVNKSDDKAKRDAGEVGGPTEEELLKLLDQCDLSTSRCATPNISPAPSVLQHGRLLESCSSMQLQALEPMVETATYGAVRPYRESPLLARARRTESFSSCRDFHCLSLAKALLEPSSQCGEDEARPCDADGDDSDKGSSASEPLGRRAPESPAGVAGRQAPDSPGYARRGALCYDDGPEGRRRVAFEGNFLGRKKVPPVPQLSSMPIGADVGGSDSSSTASPSPTKTSTPPRHRRGADTTSE; translated from the exons ATGAAACTGGAGCG GGGTGTTAACATAAGCATTCTGCGGCATGAGGCTGAGTTTTATGGGATTACGCCTTTAG TTCGCCGCTTgttgttgtgtgaagagctcgAGAGATCATCATGTGGAAGTGTGCTCTTTCATGGCTACCTCCCCCCACCTG CTATCCCAGCCCGCAAAGCTGTTAGTGGGCAGACTGCATCTGCTGCCGGTCTGGAGGAGCAGCCGGGCCCCAGCGGAGCAGAGGGGGGCTTCCCACGCTCCAGCCCACACTCTGCACTGCCTGGGCCCACCACAGGGGATGAGGCTACTAGACTTG CAGGATCTTCGGTCAGTCCCAGGAAGGTGCTAATTGTCGCTGGCCATCATAACTGGATTGTTGCTGCTTATGCTCACTTTGTCATTTGCTACAG GATGAAGGAGTCCTCAGGCTGGCAACAGGTGTTCTCCAGTCCTTACCTGGACTGGGCCATTGAACGCGTGGCCCTCAATGCAAAAATTGTGGGCGGTCCACATGGAGACAAAGACAAGATGGTGGCAGTTTCGTCAGAGAGCAGGATCATCCTCTGGAGTATCCAGGATGGGGGCAGTGGGAGTGAGATTG GTGTGTTCAGTCTTGGAGTTCCTGTCGACTCTCTGTTTTTCATCGGGAGTCAGCTGGTTGCTACGAGTCATACTGGGAAGGTTGGAGTGTGGAATGCAGTCACACAGCATTGGCAA GTGCAGGATGTTGTGCCGATCACGAGCTGGGACACGGCTGGCTCCTTTCTACTTCTTGGATGCAACAATGGCTCCATTTACTACATTG ACATGCAGAAGTTTCCACTGAGAATGAAAGACAATGACCTCCTGGTGACTGAGCTGTACCATGACCCCTCAAACGATGCCATCACAGCCCTCAGTGTCTACTTAACTCCAAAAACCA GCCTGAGCGGAAACTGGATTGAGATGGCGTACGGCACCAGTTCCGGGGCGGTGCGTGTGATAGTGCAGCACCCTGAGACCGTGGGGTCAGGGCCGCAGCTCTTCCAGACCTTCGCCGTGCACCGTAGCCCCGTCACCAAGATCATGCTGTCTGAGAAACACCTGGTGTCTG TGTGCGCTGACAATAACCACGTACGGACATGGACGGTGACGCGCTTCAGGGGCATGATCTCCACACAGCCGGGCTCCACGCCGCTCGCGTCCTTCAAGATCATCTCCCTGGAGGAAAGCGAGAGCCACAGCAGCTACTCGTCTGGTAACGACATAG GTCCCTTTGGGGAGAGAGACGATCAACAGGTGTTCATTCAGAAAGTCATTCCCATAACCAACAAACTCTTTGTGCGCCTCTCCTCCACCGGAAAGAG GATCTGTGAGGTGCAGGCGGTGGATGGCACCACCATTACCTGCTTCACGGTGCGAGAGTGCGAGGGCTCCAGCCGCATGGGCTCACGGCCACGCCGCTACTTATTCACGGGCCACGCCAATGGCAGCATCCAGATGTGGGATCTAACCACGGCCATGGACACAGTCAACAAGAGTGATGACAAAGCCAAGCGCGATGCTGGAG aagTAGGAGGGCCCACGGAGGAGGAGCTTCTGAAGCTGCTCGACCAGTGTGACCTGAGCACGTCACGCTGTGCCACGCCCAACATCAGTCCGGCCCCATCAGTGTTGCAGCACGGCCGCCTGTTAGAGTCCTGCTCCAG TATGCAGCTGCAAGCACTGGAGCCCATGGTGGAGACAGCAACGTATGGAGCCGTGCGGCCGTACCGAGAGAGCCCCCTGCTGGCACGTGCCCGCCGCACTGAGAGCTTCAGTAGCTGCCGTGACTTCCACTGCCTGAGCCTTGCCAAGGCGCTGCTGGAGCCCAGCAGCCAGTGCGGTGAGGACGAGGCACGGCCGTGTGATGCCGATGGTGATGACAGCGACAAAGGGAGCTCGGCCAGCGAGCCGTTGGGCCGCAGGGCCCCCGAGAGCCCGGCTGGCGTGGCAGGGCGCCAGGCCCCAGACAGCCCCGGCTACGCCCGGCGCGGGGCCCTCTGTTACGATGACGGGCCCGAGGGCAGGAGGAGGGTTGCATTCGAGGGTAATTTCTTGGGTCGTAAGAAGGTGCCACCAGTACCACAGCTGAGCTCTATGCCCATTGGGGCAGACGTGGGTGGCAGCGACTCTTCCAGCACCGCCTCACCCTCTCCAACCAAGACGTCCACGCCCCCCCGGCATCGGCGCGGCGCAGACACCACGAGCGAGTGA
- the kctd3 gene encoding BTB/POZ domain-containing protein KCTD3 isoform X2 translates to MAGIGNSLTSGMGDIIQLNVGGTRFSTSRQTLMWIPDSFFSSLLSGRISTLRDETGAIFIDRDPTAFVPILNFLRTKELDLRGVNISILRHEAEFYGITPLVRRLLLCEELERSSCGSVLFHGYLPPPAIPARKAVSGQTASAAGLEEQPGPSGAEGGFPRSSPHSALPGPTTGDEATRLGSSVSPRKVLIVAGHHNWIVAAYAHFVICYRMKESSGWQQVFSSPYLDWAIERVALNAKIVGGPHGDKDKMVAVSSESRIILWSIQDGGSGSEIGVFSLGVPVDSLFFIGSQLVATSHTGKVGVWNAVTQHWQVQDVVPITSWDTAGSFLLLGCNNGSIYYIDMQKFPLRMKDNDLLVTELYHDPSNDAITALSVYLTPKTSLSGNWIEMAYGTSSGAVRVIVQHPETVGSGPQLFQTFAVHRSPVTKIMLSEKHLVSVCADNNHVRTWTVTRFRGMISTQPGSTPLASFKIISLEESESHSSYSSGNDIGPFGERDDQQVFIQKVIPITNKLFVRLSSTGKRICEVQAVDGTTITCFTVRECEGSSRMGSRPRRYLFTGHANGSIQMWDLTTAMDTVNKSDDKAKRDAGEVGGPTEEELLKLLDQCDLSTSRCATPNISPAPSVLQHGRLLESCSSMQLQALEPMVETATYGAVRPYRESPLLARARRTESFSSCRDFHCLSLAKALLEPSSQCGEDEARPCDADGDDSDKGSSASEPLGRRAPESPAGVAGRQAPDSPGYARRGALCYDDGPEGRRRVAFEGNFLGRKKVPPVPQLSSMPIGADVGGSDSSSTASPSPTKTSTPPRHRRGADTTSE, encoded by the exons ATGGCTGGAATTGGTAACAGTTTAACATCTGGAATGGGTGACATCATCCAACTAAATGTCGGTGGAACAAG GTTTAGCACGTCAAGACAGACTCTCATGTGGATTCCAGACTCTTTTTTCTCAAG TTTACTTAGTGGGAGAATATCAACACTAAGAGATGAAACTGGAGCG ATATTTATTGATAGGGACCCAACAGCATTTGTGCCCATTTTAAACTTCCTTCGAACAAAAGAATTAGACTTAAG GGGTGTTAACATAAGCATTCTGCGGCATGAGGCTGAGTTTTATGGGATTACGCCTTTAG TTCGCCGCTTgttgttgtgtgaagagctcgAGAGATCATCATGTGGAAGTGTGCTCTTTCATGGCTACCTCCCCCCACCTG CTATCCCAGCCCGCAAAGCTGTTAGTGGGCAGACTGCATCTGCTGCCGGTCTGGAGGAGCAGCCGGGCCCCAGCGGAGCAGAGGGGGGCTTCCCACGCTCCAGCCCACACTCTGCACTGCCTGGGCCCACCACAGGGGATGAGGCTACTAGACTTG GATCTTCGGTCAGTCCCAGGAAGGTGCTAATTGTCGCTGGCCATCATAACTGGATTGTTGCTGCTTATGCTCACTTTGTCATTTGCTACAG GATGAAGGAGTCCTCAGGCTGGCAACAGGTGTTCTCCAGTCCTTACCTGGACTGGGCCATTGAACGCGTGGCCCTCAATGCAAAAATTGTGGGCGGTCCACATGGAGACAAAGACAAGATGGTGGCAGTTTCGTCAGAGAGCAGGATCATCCTCTGGAGTATCCAGGATGGGGGCAGTGGGAGTGAGATTG GTGTGTTCAGTCTTGGAGTTCCTGTCGACTCTCTGTTTTTCATCGGGAGTCAGCTGGTTGCTACGAGTCATACTGGGAAGGTTGGAGTGTGGAATGCAGTCACACAGCATTGGCAA GTGCAGGATGTTGTGCCGATCACGAGCTGGGACACGGCTGGCTCCTTTCTACTTCTTGGATGCAACAATGGCTCCATTTACTACATTG ACATGCAGAAGTTTCCACTGAGAATGAAAGACAATGACCTCCTGGTGACTGAGCTGTACCATGACCCCTCAAACGATGCCATCACAGCCCTCAGTGTCTACTTAACTCCAAAAACCA GCCTGAGCGGAAACTGGATTGAGATGGCGTACGGCACCAGTTCCGGGGCGGTGCGTGTGATAGTGCAGCACCCTGAGACCGTGGGGTCAGGGCCGCAGCTCTTCCAGACCTTCGCCGTGCACCGTAGCCCCGTCACCAAGATCATGCTGTCTGAGAAACACCTGGTGTCTG TGTGCGCTGACAATAACCACGTACGGACATGGACGGTGACGCGCTTCAGGGGCATGATCTCCACACAGCCGGGCTCCACGCCGCTCGCGTCCTTCAAGATCATCTCCCTGGAGGAAAGCGAGAGCCACAGCAGCTACTCGTCTGGTAACGACATAG GTCCCTTTGGGGAGAGAGACGATCAACAGGTGTTCATTCAGAAAGTCATTCCCATAACCAACAAACTCTTTGTGCGCCTCTCCTCCACCGGAAAGAG GATCTGTGAGGTGCAGGCGGTGGATGGCACCACCATTACCTGCTTCACGGTGCGAGAGTGCGAGGGCTCCAGCCGCATGGGCTCACGGCCACGCCGCTACTTATTCACGGGCCACGCCAATGGCAGCATCCAGATGTGGGATCTAACCACGGCCATGGACACAGTCAACAAGAGTGATGACAAAGCCAAGCGCGATGCTGGAG aagTAGGAGGGCCCACGGAGGAGGAGCTTCTGAAGCTGCTCGACCAGTGTGACCTGAGCACGTCACGCTGTGCCACGCCCAACATCAGTCCGGCCCCATCAGTGTTGCAGCACGGCCGCCTGTTAGAGTCCTGCTCCAG TATGCAGCTGCAAGCACTGGAGCCCATGGTGGAGACAGCAACGTATGGAGCCGTGCGGCCGTACCGAGAGAGCCCCCTGCTGGCACGTGCCCGCCGCACTGAGAGCTTCAGTAGCTGCCGTGACTTCCACTGCCTGAGCCTTGCCAAGGCGCTGCTGGAGCCCAGCAGCCAGTGCGGTGAGGACGAGGCACGGCCGTGTGATGCCGATGGTGATGACAGCGACAAAGGGAGCTCGGCCAGCGAGCCGTTGGGCCGCAGGGCCCCCGAGAGCCCGGCTGGCGTGGCAGGGCGCCAGGCCCCAGACAGCCCCGGCTACGCCCGGCGCGGGGCCCTCTGTTACGATGACGGGCCCGAGGGCAGGAGGAGGGTTGCATTCGAGGGTAATTTCTTGGGTCGTAAGAAGGTGCCACCAGTACCACAGCTGAGCTCTATGCCCATTGGGGCAGACGTGGGTGGCAGCGACTCTTCCAGCACCGCCTCACCCTCTCCAACCAAGACGTCCACGCCCCCCCGGCATCGGCGCGGCGCAGACACCACGAGCGAGTGA